The Sphingobium aromaticiconvertens genome has a segment encoding these proteins:
- a CDS encoding TolC family protein, with product MFSIFVAHQPVRLRRALAIGAAIAALSAPSVGAAQDLSLSDALSRVATGDPSVAVNAARLQAADAAVIQADVRPRDVVGVDVEDFTGTGPYSSLGRSQATAWYERTWERGGKREARVGAARFELGVTAERNRLRMLDLLAQVQATWVEALAAEAVISIAEQRLAAAQQVEGEVGRRVGRALDPLFAAERARTTTTQARIALDQARENARIARTTLASYWGATGGDYSLDTTPFTIVERSRPPADVGPELALLTAERDAAGAKVRLAETSNVGDPSARVGLRHFGQGNDVAIMVGGSIPLGNRAANRGNVARANAEAQVAEAEIAVARAQIGREIDRIVAERAALATEIDRIAREVLPSAARAVTLVRDGFARGGTAFTFLEVNQAQQAEVDARSRRVELLRRFHLAGARLDRLTGRHVPYLSSAENRR from the coding sequence ATGTTTTCAATTTTCGTTGCGCACCAGCCGGTGCGCTTGCGGCGCGCGCTTGCGATAGGCGCGGCCATCGCCGCTCTATCCGCTCCGTCCGTCGGGGCGGCGCAAGACCTGAGTCTATCCGACGCGCTTTCCAGGGTCGCCACCGGTGATCCATCAGTGGCGGTCAATGCTGCGCGGCTTCAGGCTGCTGATGCCGCCGTCATTCAAGCCGATGTGCGGCCACGCGATGTCGTGGGCGTCGATGTAGAGGATTTCACCGGCACCGGCCCATATTCTTCCCTTGGACGTTCGCAGGCTACCGCCTGGTATGAACGAACCTGGGAGCGCGGCGGCAAGCGTGAAGCGCGTGTCGGCGCGGCCCGTTTCGAGCTTGGCGTGACTGCGGAGCGCAATCGCCTGCGGATGCTCGATCTGCTCGCGCAAGTGCAAGCGACGTGGGTTGAGGCGCTTGCGGCCGAGGCCGTCATTTCCATAGCTGAACAGCGCCTTGCCGCTGCCCAGCAGGTGGAAGGCGAAGTGGGCCGCCGCGTGGGCCGCGCGCTCGATCCGCTATTCGCAGCCGAACGGGCGCGGACTACCACGACGCAGGCCCGGATTGCGCTCGATCAGGCGCGCGAAAATGCCCGCATCGCCCGCACCACGCTCGCCTCTTATTGGGGAGCGACGGGCGGCGATTACAGCCTCGACACAACGCCTTTCACTATTGTTGAACGATCCCGGCCTCCGGCGGATGTTGGCCCCGAACTCGCGCTGCTCACCGCCGAGCGGGACGCCGCCGGGGCAAAGGTCCGGCTTGCAGAGACAAGCAATGTCGGCGACCCCAGCGCGCGGGTGGGCCTACGCCATTTCGGGCAAGGCAATGACGTGGCGATCATGGTCGGAGGTTCGATCCCGCTCGGCAACCGTGCCGCCAACCGTGGCAATGTCGCGCGCGCCAATGCGGAAGCACAGGTGGCCGAAGCCGAAATTGCCGTTGCGCGGGCACAGATCGGGCGCGAAATCGACCGGATCGTTGCCGAACGCGCGGCGCTTGCCACCGAGATCGACCGGATCGCACGCGAAGTGCTGCCAAGCGCGGCGCGCGCGGTAACGCTTGTCCGCGACGGCTTCGCGCGTGGTGGGACCGCCTTCACCTTCCTCGAAGTCAACCAGGCTCAGCAAGCTGAGGTCGATGCGCGGTCCCGCCGGGTCGAGCTGCTGCGCCGCTTCCATCTCGCAGGCGCCCGGCTCGACCGGCTGACCGGCCGCCACGTCCCATATCTTTCCAGCGCGGAGAACCGCCGATGA
- a CDS encoding DUF1289 domain-containing protein yields MKSPCIDICVFDGRTGWCKGCGRTKDEIRAWKKSQPHQQRRIESDLPRRLAKLTPMAKPIRPDQ; encoded by the coding sequence ATGAAGTCGCCCTGCATCGACATCTGCGTTTTCGATGGACGAACCGGCTGGTGCAAGGGCTGCGGCCGAACGAAGGACGAAATTCGCGCCTGGAAGAAGAGCCAGCCGCATCAGCAACGCCGGATCGAGTCGGACCTCCCACGACGCCTTGCCAAGCTCACTCCGATGGCGAAGCCGATTAGGCCGGACCAATGA
- the dmeF gene encoding CDF family Co(II)/Ni(II) efflux transporter DmeF encodes MTAASHIDRFTHDHVFLGASHDANARRTLWVVALTATMMVGEIIAGYLTGSMALLADGFHMATHAGALSVAAIAYSYAKRHASDQRFSFGTGKVGDLAGFASALVLAVVAIGIGVESVVRLFQPTTVAFTEATIVAAIGLAVNIVSAFLLAGSHSHDHGPDHSHGHHAQPHGRGHEEHAHDDDHAHPVAGLRSQDNNLRAAYVHVLADALTSVLAIVALLSGRFLGWVWLDPVMGVVGAIVIARWSWSLMRETAWVLLDRTDEHVAEEIRELVEAPGDARIADLHVWRVGPDAHAGIVSVVAGGAVDRATVQKRLKPVHELRHLTIEMQSP; translated from the coding sequence ATGACCGCGGCTTCTCACATCGATCGCTTCACCCACGATCACGTCTTCCTCGGGGCGTCGCACGACGCGAACGCGCGCCGCACACTGTGGGTGGTGGCACTGACGGCGACGATGATGGTCGGCGAAATCATTGCCGGCTATCTGACCGGATCGATGGCGCTTCTGGCGGACGGCTTTCACATGGCCACGCATGCCGGAGCACTCAGTGTCGCGGCGATCGCCTATTCCTACGCCAAGCGGCATGCTTCGGACCAAAGGTTCAGCTTTGGGACGGGCAAGGTCGGCGACCTGGCAGGGTTCGCCTCCGCGCTAGTGCTCGCAGTGGTTGCGATCGGCATCGGCGTCGAATCGGTAGTCCGCCTGTTCCAGCCAACCACGGTGGCGTTCACCGAGGCGACGATCGTCGCCGCTATCGGTCTCGCCGTGAACATTGTCAGCGCCTTCCTGCTGGCGGGAAGTCATTCGCACGATCATGGGCCTGACCATTCCCACGGCCATCATGCGCAGCCACATGGCCGCGGACACGAAGAACACGCGCATGATGACGACCACGCCCATCCCGTGGCTGGGCTGCGCAGCCAAGACAACAACCTTCGCGCCGCCTATGTCCATGTCCTCGCCGACGCGCTGACGTCGGTGCTGGCGATCGTCGCGCTCTTGTCGGGACGCTTCCTCGGCTGGGTATGGCTCGATCCGGTCATGGGGGTGGTCGGCGCCATCGTGATCGCCCGCTGGTCATGGTCGCTGATGCGCGAGACCGCCTGGGTGCTGCTTGACCGCACCGATGAGCATGTCGCCGAGGAAATCCGCGAACTGGTCGAAGCGCCCGGCGACGCCCGGATCGCGGACCTGCATGTCTGGCGCGTCGGACCCGACGCCCATGCCGGCATCGTTAGCGTAGTGGCGGGCGGTGCAGTGGATCGCGCGACGGTGCAAAAGCGCCTCAAGCCGGTCCACGAGCTTCGCCATCTCACCATCGAGATGCAGTCGCCATGA
- a CDS encoding metal/formaldehyde-sensitive transcriptional repressor: MAHTQENSAELIARVRRIAGQVSAIERGLERGASCDEVLHLVAAVRGAVNGLLDEIIVDHLDQHVAKPGLDDAERSRASEALKTVIRRYSK, translated from the coding sequence ATGGCTCACACCCAAGAGAACAGCGCTGAACTGATTGCACGAGTGCGGCGCATTGCAGGACAGGTCAGCGCTATCGAGCGCGGCCTGGAGCGCGGCGCTTCGTGTGACGAAGTTCTGCACCTTGTGGCGGCAGTTCGTGGCGCAGTGAACGGTCTGCTCGACGAAATCATCGTGGACCATCTGGACCAGCATGTTGCGAAGCCGGGCCTGGATGATGCCGAGCGTTCCCGAGCGTCAGAGGCATTGAAGACCGTTATTCGTCGCTATTCGAAATAA
- a CDS encoding TolC family protein, which yields MRIYIFAPLLLAIPGVAVADPLSFDDAIERALADAPGIRATALGVDAARSAARSADALPDPKLALGLDNFPISGPPAGSFTRDEMTMARIGVQQDMPNLAKRHARLGRAQADITAAEADALVRARDVRLGAALAWTDLAYAGRRLKAIDNLLGSLRPLLGTAPAGVASGASRPAEALESEQALAALEDRRSEIMADIGRARAELSRWTGDPSPEAVGELPSFAVDPVALRTGLEQNPTLTAALARSGQADADVRLARAEKRPDWSWDVAYQRRDSRYGDMVSAGVTISLPLFASRRQDPMIAARAAEAGKARAEQEDARRGLAVELDTGLADHVMHHEQWMRANATLLPLAEQQVSLERASYAAGRAGLKDVLRAHVALADVRLMTLDREAAVARDAARLNLLFGSDDQ from the coding sequence ATGAGGATATACATATTTGCGCCGCTACTGCTCGCGATCCCCGGCGTTGCCGTCGCCGACCCGTTGAGCTTCGATGATGCGATCGAACGTGCGCTCGCCGACGCACCTGGCATTCGCGCAACCGCGCTGGGCGTCGATGCCGCGCGTTCCGCCGCGCGCTCGGCCGATGCCTTGCCCGATCCGAAGCTGGCGCTCGGCCTCGACAATTTCCCGATCTCCGGCCCGCCGGCGGGGAGCTTCACGCGCGACGAGATGACGATGGCCCGGATCGGCGTGCAGCAGGACATGCCGAACCTCGCCAAGCGCCATGCCCGGCTTGGCCGGGCGCAGGCCGACATCACCGCAGCCGAGGCCGATGCACTGGTGCGGGCGCGCGACGTGCGGCTCGGCGCCGCGCTCGCTTGGACAGACCTCGCCTATGCCGGACGCCGGCTGAAGGCGATCGATAACCTGCTGGGGAGCCTGCGACCGCTGCTCGGAACCGCACCCGCCGGTGTCGCATCGGGCGCGAGCCGCCCCGCCGAGGCGCTGGAGAGCGAGCAGGCACTTGCGGCGCTGGAGGATCGGCGCAGCGAGATCATGGCCGATATCGGCAGGGCACGCGCCGAACTCAGCCGCTGGACCGGCGATCCCTCACCAGAGGCTGTGGGCGAGTTGCCCAGCTTCGCGGTCGATCCTGTCGCCCTTCGCACCGGCCTGGAGCAGAATCCAACCCTGACCGCCGCGCTGGCGCGAAGCGGTCAGGCCGATGCCGATGTCAGACTCGCACGCGCCGAAAAGCGGCCCGACTGGAGCTGGGACGTTGCCTATCAGCGCCGCGATTCGCGCTATGGCGACATGGTCTCGGCGGGCGTGACGATCAGCCTGCCGCTGTTCGCGAGCCGCCGCCAGGACCCGATGATTGCAGCACGGGCGGCGGAGGCCGGGAAGGCACGCGCCGAACAGGAGGATGCACGCCGCGGTCTTGCCGTCGAACTCGATACCGGCCTTGCCGATCATGTCATGCACCATGAACAATGGATGCGGGCCAACGCCACGCTTCTGCCGCTGGCCGAGCAGCAAGTGAGCCTGGAGCGCGCGAGCTATGCCGCCGGGCGTGCTGGTCTCAAGGACGTGCTCAGAGCGCATGTGGCTCTTGCCGATGTTCGGCTCATGACGCTCGACCGCGAGGCTGCGGTGGCCCGCGACGCCGCCCGCCTCAACCTCCTGTTCGGGAGTGACGATCAATGA
- a CDS encoding efflux RND transporter periplasmic adaptor subunit, which translates to MTHTASPKARLAAVGALIALIAGIGGYGVAQLTGNSTETPPAAQDGRKVLYWYDPMAPAQHFDRPGKSPFMDMQLVPKYADEAGGEAPGVRIDPAAAQSLGLRTVAVRRGELTSSLTATGSIDFNQRDVAIVQARAAGFVQRVYGRAPGDVVGPGAPLADILVPEWAGAQAEYLAVRRTGNAALAQAARQRLALLGMPASTIASVERGGRPHDVITISTPTGGVIKTLGVRAGMSVTAGQTLAEINGLGTVWLNAAVPEAVAGQLKIGQSAQATLAAFPGETLFGRVSAILPETQTDSRTLTVRIELLNRGGRLRPGMFASVSFGGGAQPALLVPSEALIRTGKRTLVMLALDKGRYRPAEVQTGRESGADTEILAGLSEGEKVVASGQFLIDSEASLSGVDARPIGGATPTVAAKPSSTESLHETTGKIEEITTNTVTLSHEPVPAIGWPAMTMTFQLGNPALARGLKKGDRVRFSFDQPPAGPTVRRMVKVAGQ; encoded by the coding sequence ATGACTCACACCGCATCACCAAAAGCGCGCCTGGCCGCAGTCGGCGCGCTCATCGCCCTCATCGCCGGCATTGGTGGTTACGGCGTTGCGCAGCTAACCGGCAATTCAACCGAGACGCCACCTGCCGCTCAGGACGGGCGCAAGGTGCTTTACTGGTACGACCCGATGGCGCCCGCCCAGCATTTCGACAGGCCGGGCAAGTCGCCGTTCATGGATATGCAGCTCGTCCCCAAATATGCCGACGAGGCTGGCGGCGAGGCGCCCGGTGTCCGGATTGATCCCGCGGCCGCGCAAAGCCTCGGCCTACGCACCGTCGCGGTTCGCAGGGGCGAGCTGACAAGCAGTCTTACCGCCACGGGCTCGATCGACTTCAACCAGCGCGATGTCGCGATCGTCCAGGCGCGCGCGGCAGGTTTCGTGCAACGGGTTTATGGTCGGGCACCGGGCGACGTGGTCGGCCCGGGCGCGCCGCTTGCCGACATCCTCGTGCCCGAATGGGCCGGGGCGCAGGCCGAGTATCTTGCCGTGCGTCGCACCGGCAACGCGGCGTTGGCGCAGGCGGCCCGGCAGCGGCTCGCTTTGCTCGGTATGCCCGCCAGCACGATCGCGTCGGTTGAGCGCGGCGGACGGCCGCATGACGTGATTACCATCTCCACTCCGACGGGAGGTGTCATCAAAACGCTCGGTGTCCGTGCGGGCATGAGCGTGACGGCCGGCCAGACCCTGGCCGAGATCAACGGCCTTGGCACGGTCTGGCTCAACGCCGCCGTGCCCGAGGCCGTCGCCGGCCAGCTCAAGATCGGTCAATCGGCCCAAGCGACACTGGCGGCCTTCCCCGGCGAGACGCTCTTCGGGCGGGTGTCGGCGATCCTGCCAGAAACGCAAACCGACAGCCGAACACTGACCGTCAGGATCGAGTTGCTCAACAGGGGCGGCCGCCTGCGGCCGGGCATGTTCGCGTCCGTGTCATTCGGCGGCGGCGCGCAACCGGCCCTACTCGTGCCGTCCGAGGCCCTGATCCGCACAGGCAAGCGCACGCTTGTCATGCTCGCGCTCGACAAGGGCCGCTACCGGCCTGCCGAGGTGCAGACCGGGCGTGAATCCGGCGCGGACACCGAGATCCTCGCAGGCTTGAGCGAAGGCGAGAAGGTTGTCGCGTCGGGCCAGTTCCTGATCGATTCCGAGGCGAGCCTGTCGGGAGTGGATGCTCGCCCGATCGGTGGCGCCACGCCGACGGTAGCCGCCAAGCCATCATCAACCGAATCTCTCCATGAGACGACGGGCAAGATTGAGGAGATCACCACCAACACCGTGACGCTCAGCCACGAGCCGGTGCCGGCCATCGGCTGGCCCGCGATGACGATGACTTTCCAGCTCGGCAACCCTGCACTGGCGCGTGGCTTGAAGAAAGGCGATCGCGTTCGCTTCTCCTTCGATCAGCCGCCGGCCGGCCCGACGGTGCGGCGCATGGTGAAGGTGGCGGGTCAATGA
- a CDS encoding efflux RND transporter permease subunit, translated as MIAALIRWSVRNRFFVLLGVLALAAAGLWAVRSTAIDALPDLSDTQVIIRTSYPGQAPQIVENQVTYPLTTTMLSVPGAKTVRGYSFFGDSFVYVIFEDGTDLYWARSRVLEYLNQVQGRLPETARSALGPDATGVGWVYEYALVDRSGRHDLSQLRSLQDWFLRYELKTVTGVAEVASIGGMVKQYQVVLDPVKLTAYGITHQQAVEAIRNANQEVGGSVLELAEAEYMVRASGYLKTLDDFRAIPLRTAAGGVPVTLGEVATIQIGPEMRRGIAELNGEGEVAGGVAILRSGKNARETIAAVKDKIATLKASLPPGVEIVTTYDRSQLIDRAVENLTHKLIEEFIVVALVCALFLWHVRSALVAILTLPLGVLAAFVVMRFQGVNANIMSLGGIAIAIGAMVDAAVVMIENAHKKIERWEHDHPGETLAGETRWTVITDAAAEVGPALFFSLVIITLSFIPVFTLEAQEGRLFAPLAFTKTYAMAGAAILSVTLVPVLMGWLIRGRIPAEQANPINRALTALYRPALDWTMRRPKTVLLIAALVFTTTAFPLSRLGGEFMPNLDEGDLLYMPSALPGLSAAKASELLQQTDRLIKTVPEVQSVFGKAGRAESATDPAPLEMFETTIQFKPRDQWRPGMTPDRLVEELDRTVKLPGLVNVWVPPIRNRIDMLATGIKSPIGVKVSGADLAQLDRIAHDVETAAKTVPGVSSALAERLTGGRYVDVDIDRAVAARYGLNIADVQAIVSGAIGGETIGETVEGLARYPISVRYPRELRDSLEGLRALPVLTPSGQQITLGTVANVSITEGPPMLKTENARPSTWVYVDVRDRDLASVVGDLQRAVAKQVRLSPGVSIAYSGQFEYLERAVAKLKLVVPATLLIIFVLLYLIFRRFDEAALIMGTLPFALTGGIWTLWLLGFNQSVATGVGFIALAGVSAEFGVVMLIYLKHAYEDRGPDPDAAQVETAVREGALLRVRPKAMTVAVILAGLLPILFGSGAGSEVMSRIAAPMIGGMLTAPLLSMFVLPAAYLLLRRPKTKPIHQPV; from the coding sequence ATGATCGCGGCCCTCATCCGCTGGTCGGTCCGCAACCGCTTCTTCGTCCTGCTCGGCGTGCTAGCGTTGGCGGCGGCCGGACTGTGGGCGGTGCGCTCGACCGCGATCGACGCGCTGCCGGATCTCTCCGACACGCAGGTCATCATCCGCACGAGCTATCCCGGCCAGGCACCGCAGATCGTCGAGAACCAGGTCACTTATCCGCTCACCACCACGATGCTGTCCGTGCCCGGCGCGAAGACGGTGCGCGGCTATTCCTTCTTCGGCGACAGCTTCGTCTATGTGATCTTCGAGGACGGCACCGACCTATATTGGGCGCGCAGCCGCGTGCTCGAATATCTCAATCAGGTGCAAGGCCGATTGCCGGAAACCGCCCGCAGCGCGCTCGGCCCGGATGCAACCGGGGTCGGCTGGGTCTATGAATATGCGCTGGTCGATCGCAGCGGTCGGCACGATCTGTCGCAGCTTCGATCCTTGCAGGACTGGTTCCTCCGCTACGAGCTGAAGACCGTGACCGGCGTCGCCGAGGTCGCGAGCATCGGCGGGATGGTGAAGCAGTATCAGGTCGTGCTCGATCCCGTGAAGCTCACCGCCTACGGTATTACCCACCAACAGGCCGTCGAGGCGATCCGCAACGCCAATCAGGAAGTCGGCGGATCGGTGCTGGAGCTGGCTGAGGCCGAATATATGGTTCGGGCGTCAGGCTATCTGAAGACGCTCGACGACTTCCGCGCCATTCCGCTCCGTACCGCAGCGGGCGGTGTGCCGGTGACGCTTGGCGAGGTCGCCACGATCCAGATCGGCCCCGAGATGCGGCGCGGCATCGCCGAGCTGAACGGCGAAGGCGAAGTGGCGGGCGGCGTGGCTATCCTGCGCTCGGGGAAGAACGCCCGCGAGACGATCGCGGCGGTCAAGGACAAGATCGCCACCTTGAAAGCGAGCCTGCCGCCCGGCGTCGAGATCGTCACCACCTATGATCGCTCCCAGCTCATCGACCGTGCAGTGGAGAATTTGACGCACAAGCTGATCGAGGAGTTCATCGTCGTAGCATTGGTCTGCGCATTGTTCCTCTGGCACGTTCGCTCGGCGCTGGTCGCGATCCTGACCTTGCCACTGGGCGTGCTCGCGGCGTTCGTCGTCATGCGGTTCCAGGGGGTTAATGCCAACATCATGTCGCTCGGCGGCATCGCCATCGCCATCGGCGCGATGGTCGACGCGGCGGTGGTGATGATCGAGAACGCGCACAAGAAGATCGAGCGCTGGGAGCATGATCATCCCGGCGAGACGCTGGCTGGCGAGACACGCTGGACGGTCATCACCGACGCCGCCGCCGAAGTTGGCCCGGCCCTGTTCTTCAGCCTCGTCATCATCACGCTCTCCTTCATCCCCGTGTTCACGCTGGAAGCGCAGGAGGGCCGGTTGTTCGCGCCGCTCGCCTTCACAAAGACCTATGCGATGGCGGGCGCGGCGATCCTGTCGGTGACTTTGGTGCCGGTGCTGATGGGCTGGCTGATCCGCGGCCGTATCCCGGCCGAGCAGGCAAATCCGATCAACCGCGCGCTCACCGCCCTCTATCGTCCCGCGCTCGATTGGACGATGCGGCGGCCAAAGACGGTGCTGCTGATCGCCGCTTTAGTCTTCACTACCACCGCCTTTCCGCTGTCGCGATTGGGGGGCGAATTCATGCCTAATCTTGACGAAGGCGACCTGCTCTACATGCCGTCGGCATTGCCGGGCCTCTCAGCGGCGAAGGCGTCCGAGCTGCTCCAGCAGACCGACCGGCTCATCAAGACCGTACCCGAGGTACAGAGCGTGTTCGGCAAGGCCGGCCGCGCGGAGAGCGCGACCGATCCGGCACCGCTGGAGATGTTCGAGACCACCATCCAGTTCAAGCCCCGCGACCAGTGGCGACCGGGCATGACCCCCGACAGGCTCGTCGAGGAGTTGGACCGCACGGTAAAGCTGCCCGGCCTCGTCAATGTCTGGGTGCCGCCGATCCGCAACCGCATCGATATGCTCGCGACCGGGATCAAGAGCCCGATCGGGGTCAAGGTCTCGGGCGCCGATCTCGCCCAGCTCGACCGCATCGCCCATGATGTCGAGACAGCGGCAAAAACGGTGCCGGGCGTCAGCTCGGCGCTGGCCGAGCGGCTGACCGGCGGACGCTATGTCGACGTCGACATCGATCGTGCAGTCGCTGCGCGTTACGGGCTCAACATCGCCGACGTGCAGGCGATCGTCTCGGGTGCGATCGGTGGCGAGACCATCGGCGAGACGGTTGAGGGCCTGGCGCGCTATCCGATCAGCGTGCGCTATCCGCGCGAGCTGCGCGACAGTCTCGAAGGGCTGCGCGCGCTACCGGTACTTACCCCTTCGGGCCAGCAGATCACTCTCGGCACTGTGGCGAACGTCTCGATCACCGAAGGGCCGCCGATGCTCAAGACCGAGAACGCCCGGCCCTCGACCTGGGTCTATGTCGATGTGCGCGACCGTGATTTGGCATCGGTCGTCGGCGATCTTCAGCGCGCCGTGGCGAAACAGGTGAGGCTCTCGCCGGGCGTCAGCATCGCTTACTCCGGCCAGTTCGAGTACCTCGAACGCGCGGTTGCCAAGCTGAAGCTGGTCGTTCCCGCGACACTGCTGATCATTTTCGTGCTGCTGTACTTGATCTTCCGGCGCTTCGATGAGGCGGCGTTGATCATGGGCACGCTGCCGTTCGCGCTGACCGGCGGCATCTGGACGCTTTGGCTGCTCGGCTTCAATCAATCGGTCGCGACCGGGGTTGGGTTCATCGCGCTCGCCGGGGTCTCAGCCGAGTTCGGCGTGGTGATGCTGATCTACCTCAAGCACGCCTATGAAGATCGCGGCCCGGACCCGGATGCGGCTCAGGTCGAAACAGCGGTGCGCGAGGGTGCGCTTCTGCGGGTCCGGCCCAAGGCGATGACGGTGGCGGTCATCCTTGCCGGCCTGCTGCCGATCCTCTTCGGATCGGGCGCGGGCTCGGAAGTGATGAGCCGGATCGCTGCCCCGATGATCGGCGGCATGCTGACCGCGCCGCTGCTCTCGATGTTCGTCCTTCCCGCCGCCTATCTGCTGCTGCGCCGGCCGAAGACCAAACCCATCCACCAGCCCGTTTAA
- a CDS encoding copper-binding protein has protein sequence MKSVQLAIALGLTTLTAACGQKAESPPSPEANQSSAMNESAASMGNMAMPTEAKTAKGSGTVTAIDKAAGKITLEHQAIPEAGWPAMTMAFDAKPAVIDGVTVGDKVTFDLALKDGGGEVTTISKQ, from the coding sequence ATGAAGTCTGTGCAATTGGCTATTGCCCTGGGACTCACCACCCTGACCGCCGCTTGCGGCCAGAAGGCCGAATCGCCGCCGTCACCGGAGGCGAACCAGTCATCCGCCATGAATGAGAGCGCAGCCAGCATGGGCAACATGGCGATGCCCACTGAGGCGAAAACCGCCAAGGGCAGCGGCACCGTGACCGCGATCGATAAGGCAGCGGGCAAGATCACGCTCGAGCATCAGGCTATTCCCGAAGCCGGCTGGCCGGCGATGACGATGGCGTTTGATGCCAAGCCTGCCGTCATCGACGGCGTCACGGTCGGCGACAAGGTGACGTTCGATCTGGCGCTCAAGGACGGCGGTGGCGAGGTGACGACGATCAGCAAGCAATAG
- a CDS encoding MerR family transcriptional regulator: MVEKLTIGKLAEATGTKVETIRWYEKVGLIAPPARTGGNYRAYLPGDLARLSFIRRARDLGFPIEQVRALLDLSDDRTRDCATVDRIATEHLREVDRKIAGLTALRRELSAVILSCDGGTVAQCRIIEALGPADPIAC, from the coding sequence GTGGTCGAGAAACTGACGATCGGAAAGCTCGCGGAAGCAACGGGCACTAAGGTCGAGACGATTCGCTGGTATGAGAAGGTCGGGCTGATAGCGCCGCCTGCACGCACGGGTGGTAATTACCGGGCCTACTTGCCCGGCGACCTAGCACGGCTGTCCTTCATCCGACGCGCGCGCGATCTCGGCTTCCCGATCGAGCAGGTTCGCGCCTTGCTTGACCTGTCCGATGATCGCACGCGCGATTGCGCGACGGTCGATCGGATCGCGACCGAGCATCTGCGCGAGGTCGATCGCAAGATTGCCGGCTTGACCGCGCTTAGGCGCGAGCTGAGCGCGGTCATCTTGTCCTGCGATGGCGGGACCGTCGCCCAGTGCCGCATCATCGAAGCACTGGGGCCGGCCGATCCTATTGCTTGCTGA
- a CDS encoding cation transporter, which yields MACTSCPSDKGGTLNDPKWRRALWIALAVNGSMFAIEMVAGIAGGSKALQADALDFFGDAANYAISLGVAGMALAWRARAALLKGATLAVLGLYVLLATAWGMLHGAAPQSEIMGVIGVAALLANGGVALMLYRFRTGDANMRSVWICSRNDAIGNVAVVLAAAGVFGTGTAWPDLIVAALMAFLGLWGGFQIIAQARAELRATGTPRTSALQPLQQSR from the coding sequence ATGGCCTGCACGAGCTGCCCATCGGACAAGGGCGGCACTCTCAACGACCCCAAGTGGCGGCGCGCGCTATGGATCGCGCTGGCGGTCAACGGGAGCATGTTCGCAATCGAGATGGTGGCGGGCATCGCCGGCGGATCGAAGGCGCTGCAAGCCGACGCGCTCGACTTTTTCGGTGATGCCGCCAACTACGCGATTAGCTTGGGCGTCGCTGGCATGGCGCTCGCATGGCGTGCGCGGGCCGCGTTGCTCAAGGGCGCGACGCTTGCCGTGCTCGGGCTCTACGTGCTTCTCGCCACAGCTTGGGGGATGTTGCACGGTGCCGCACCCCAGTCCGAAATCATGGGCGTGATCGGCGTCGCGGCACTGCTCGCGAACGGCGGGGTAGCGTTGATGCTTTACCGATTCCGAACGGGCGACGCGAACATGCGCTCGGTCTGGATTTGCTCGCGCAACGATGCGATCGGCAACGTCGCCGTTGTGCTTGCAGCGGCGGGCGTGTTCGGGACCGGCACGGCATGGCCCGACCTGATCGTGGCGGCGTTGATGGCATTTCTCGGATTGTGGGGCGGGTTTCAAATCATCGCTCAGGCCCGCGCGGAACTCCGCGCGACCGGCACGCCGCGGACGTCTGCCCTACAACCGTTACAGCAAAGTCGATAG